The DNA region CCCCGACCGTGGCCTCGTCGGAGCCCGTCGATCGGACCAGCTCCAGTGATCCGGCGTTCAGTGCGGCGGCGAGGGCCAGGGCGGTGTCAGCGTCGACCGCCACGGTCACGCTGTACGCGCCGAGGCCGCCGATCGCGCCGGCGGACTGATCGGACACCGCCAGGACCTCCACCGACACGGCGATGTAGCGGGCGACGCCGTCGCGGACCTCGACCACGTCGACACGGTCACCGGGCCGAAGCGCCCCGCCGACGGCGTGTGCAGCGTCCAGCGGGATGCTCATGGCGCGCAGGCCGCTGGCGGCGGCAGGCGCCCGCAGGTCGGTGCGTGTGATCAGCTCCCCGGCTGCGATGTGGTTCACGAGCACGCTGCCGATCAACCCCTCACCGTCGTGCGGGCCGATCAGCGAACTGGCCACGTCGTCACCGACGTCGACGTCGGTGAACGTCAGTGCGTCCGAGCTGAGCGCCTGGCCGGGAAGGAGGTCGTTCGCGGCGACCGCGGCGCGGACGCTGGCGTCTCCGGCACGCAGAAGCGCGAAGTTCGTGACCGCGGCGAGCAACCCGGCGACGAGCATCAGCACGTGGCCGACAGACAGCCGGCTGGTCAGCGTCCGACGGTGCGGTCTGGTGAGGACGGCTTCCCCGGCCGCTGAGACAGCCGTCTCGTCGAGCAGCGACATCCCCATCCCTCCGTGATCTCGCGATACCCACCGGTACCGCTTCGAGCCGCCGGCGATGGCGGCGCAGGACACTACCCGTGGGCACGCAGTCGTGTGGCGGCCCGCACGATCAGCTGTGGACGTCCTCTTCGGCGGTCGCATCGGCCGGGTTGTTGGCTGGCTGTGCGGCCAGCCACTCCAGCAGCTCGTCGCGCAGGTACTTGAAGGTGCGACCGCCCGGGACGCGGTGGGCGGGCAGGATCCCTTCCCGTGACAGCCGGCGAACCGTGTCGATGTTCATGCCGAGCAGCTCGGACACCATCGCCGCATCCAGGACCGGGGGGTACTCGTCGGCCACCATCACTCGCTGATCTCCTATCCATGAAGAGCGCGACCCGCTGCGCGCCAAAACGCTACAACGCGGCCTAAGAAGATGCAAGACGGTTCAGCTGGTACTGACGACGGGGATACCGGGATCGCCGTCACCGGTCAGCCTCGTTTCGGCCCGCTTCGCCACGGACGGGGCGTCACCGGTCAGCGTGGGTGACGCTCCGGATCGCCACGAACGGGATGACCCACTCCTGATCGTCCAGCGCGTGCAGCAGCGCGTGATCGCGGCCCACGGCTTTCAGCCGTCCCCGCAGGACGTCCCCCACGACGGCCGTGTCGAGCTGCACGGCGGCCCTGTCCAGCTCGAGCTGCAGCAGCCGGGCACGGAACGTCGCCGCGCCGTCGCTCCGTCCTGTCCCCCCGGAACGGGCCCGTTCGACCACGCGCAGGGCCAGGGGCTGGTCCAACCGGACGTCGACGGAACCGGCGCCGGTCCGGAGCCGCAGGTAGTCGGTCCCGACGAACACCACCGCGCCCATCAAGACGTGGTCTCCCAGCCCAACCGCGACCGTGTCACCACGGCTGCGCAGGTGGACCAGAACATCGTGGAGTGACCGTGCCCGCAGGGACGCCTGGGCCGCCAGTCGTTCGCCGTCTTCGGCGTCGAAGCGGTACTCGGCGCCGATCCGCTCCCGCAGCTCCCTGGCGAGGCCGCGCAGCGCCGGGTCATCGCGCCAATCACTCACTGGTCCCGCTCCTGGCGTGCGGACAGCGCTCGATCCGATCCGGACCGCCCGAGAGATGCCGTTTCGGTGGCACGGACGGGGCGCATACTGCATCATCCGCCGCCGGCTGTCATCGGACAGCCCCCGGATCTGGACCGCCTGTGGAGACGGCCCCTCCTCACCGCCTGTTCCGGCTGGTCGCACTCGCCCGAAGCACACGTGACACGCCACGAACGCGCGCACGGACGACCACCGTGGAACGGGCGGCACAGCGTGCTGTGGCCGCCTTGCGGGAGACGATCTCGAGTTGGCCGCCGATGGCGTCGAGGCGATCTTCTCCCGCCATCCCTGCGGAGGAGGTCGTTCGGTGACACGGTTCTCGCGTACCGCCGCCTGGACGCTGGTCGGTCTCGTGTTCACGCTCCTGGCGATCGGGAACGTCCTCACCGACACGCTCGGGTTCGACAGATCCGTGGAGTCGGTCGCGCTCCTTGTGGCCTACCTCGCGATCGCGGTCATCGGCGCACTCGTCGCGTCACGCCACCCACGTAACCCGGTCGGGTGGCTCCTGCTCGGGGTCGCGCTCTTCGCGGCGCTGTCGTACGCCTCGGTGGAGTTCGTCGCGTACCTCGTTGTGGAGCGCGGCATGCGCTTCGCCGCAGCTGGCACCCTCGCCGCCTTCGGTCCTCTCGGCTGGGGGATGTCGGGCGGGCTGATACTGCTCGTGCTGCACCTGTTCCCCGATGGCCGTCCTCTGTCGCCGCGGTGGGCGTGGCCGTTCTGGCTCGGCGTGTTCGGGCTCGCGTGCGCCGCGTTGGCTGTTGTCCTGAGTCAGACCGTGCGCGTCGGGTCCCTACACGCGCCCGTCGTCCTCGACAACCCGGTAGCACAGTGGGTCGGCCCGACCGTGCACGGCTTCTTCGAGACAGCCGCGCTGTCAATCGCCCCGGTCGTTGTCCTCACGCCGGTCGTCGTCATCCTGCGGTACCGACGGTCGAGAGGTCGTGCGCGCCAGCAGATGAAGGTGCTCGCCTACGCGATCGCCGTGGCGGCCGGCCTTCCGGCTCTCGGAGCTGCCCTGACGAAGCTCGGCGTGGACGCCGGCGGGCTCCTGTTCGTCATCGGCATCACTCTGCTGCCCGCATCGATCGGCACGGCGATCCTCCGCCACGGGTTGTACGACATCGACGTCGTGATCTCCAAGACGGTGGTGTTCGCCGGGTTGGCGGCGTTCATCACCGGGATCTACGTCGCGATCGTCGTTGGCGTCGGCACGCTGATCGGCGCGGGTGACGAACCAAACCTTGCGCTGTCGATTGTGGCGACCGCGTTGGTGGCGGTGGCGTTCCAGCCGGTGCGCGAACGGCTGACGAAGGTCGCCAACCGTCTGGTGTTCGGCAAGCGGGCCACCCCCTACGAGGTGCTGAGCAGGTTCTCGTCGCACCTGGGCGAGACCGTGGCCACCGAGCAGACGTTGGAGCGCATGGCCCGGTTGCTGGCTGACGGGGCGGGCGCGGCGCGGGCGCAGGTGTGGCTCAAGGCGGCCGGGCAGATGCGCACCGCGGCGTCGTGGCCGGCGGACGCGGCCCCGGACTTCACGCCGGTGGTGGCCGACGATGGGTCGTTGCCGGCGTTCGCTGAGGTCGATGTGGCGGTGCCGATCGTGCACCACGACGAGGTGCTCGGCGCCCTGACCATCACGAAGAAGCGCGGGGAGGGCGTCACCCCAACCGAGCAGAAGCTGATCGACGACCTGGCAGCCCAGGCGGGTCTGGTGGTGCGCAACGTGCAGCTGACCGCGGATCTGTTGGCTCGGTTGGAGGAGTTGGGGGAGTCGCGGCGGCGTCTGGTGGCGGCCCAGGATGAGGAGCGGCGCCGGCTGGAGCGCGATCTGCACGACGGCGCCCAGCAGCAGCTGGTGGCGTTGAAGATCAAGCTCGGGATCGCCAAAACGCTGGCCGAACGCGAACAGGCGACCAAGACCGCGAAGGTCGTCGACGGGCTGTCGGCCGATGCCGACGACGCGGTCCAGACCCTGCGGGAGCTGGCGCACGGGATCTATCCGCCGCTGCTGGCCGCCGAAGGCCTGCCCGCCGCGCTCACCACCCAGGCGCGCAAGGCCGCCATCCCCGTGCAGGTGGTCGCGGACGGGATCGGCCGCTACCCGCAGGAGATCGAGGCGGCGGTCTACTTCTGCGTGCTCGAGGCGCTCAACAACGTCGCGAAGTACGCCCACGCCAGCAAGGCCACGGTCACGCTGGCCCAGAGGAACGGCGACCTCACCTTCACCGTCGTCGACGACGGGGTCGGGTTCGACCCGGCCACCACACCCCGCGGCCACGGCCTGACCAACATGACCGACCGCCTCCACGCCCTCGCCGGCGCGATCGCCATCACGTCCGAATCCGGCCATGGGACCACCGTGACCGGGACCGTGACGACCCCGGTGGCCTCGAAAGTAGGTATCGCATGAGCGATGTTCTGCGGCGAATTGCTCCGGTAACCATCCTGAGCGTCTACGTCTTCTCGTGGCTGCTCTCGGCATCGCTGCAGCACCGAACCGGGACGCTACGCGCCGATCTCGAAGAGACGGTGGTCCTCGGGCTGTCGTTGCTCGGCTTCGCGGTGCTGGCGGCCATGCTCGTCCGGCGCCATCCGACCAACCCGATGGGATGGCTGTTCGCCGCGATCGCGATCGTCGCGTCGACGTTCAGCCTCGGCGCGTACGGCGAGTACGCGGTAACGCACGGCCAACACGACGCCCTTGCCGTCCTCGGCTTTTGGCTGAACGCCTGGCTGTGGATCCCGCTCCTGAGCTTGCTCTTCGTCTTCACACCGTTGCTGTTCCCGACCGGTCGTCTGCTCTCCAGACGCTGGCGCTGGCTGGTGTGGATCGTCACTGTCGATCTCGCCATCATCAGCATTGACGGGATGCTTGCCGCGAAGTTGGTCGGCCAGGAGAACCCAGACCTCGTCATCGACAACCCCATCGGCGTCGAGGGTTTCCCGCACTTCCAGGACGTGTCCACCGCGGGCGCGCTCTTCGTCGTCTTCCTCGCATCGGTGGTCGCCGCATTCCTGTCCCTGGTGATCCGGTACCGGAGATCACGCGGCGAAGAGCGACTCCAGCTCAAGTGGTTCGTCTTCGCCGTCGCGCTGATCCCCCTGTCGATGCCCTTCGAGACCGTGCCGATCGTCTCACCGGTCATGTTCAGCCTCATCTTCTTGTCGCTGCCCGTGGCGATCGGCGTGGCGATCTTCAAGTACCGCCTCTACGACATCGACGTGGTCATCTCGCGGACGCTGATCTTCGCCGGTCTGGCGGCGTTCATCACGGGGATCTACGTGGCGATCGTTGTGGGGGTCGGCACCCTCATCGGCGCCGGCGACGACCCGAACCTCGCGCTGTCGATCGTCGCGACCGCGCTGGTCGCGGTGGCGTTCCAGCCCGTCCGCGAACGCCTCACCAAAGTCGCGAACCGGCTGGTCTACGGAAAGCGCGCCACCCCCTACGAGGTGCTGAGCCGGTTCTCATCGCATCTGGGCGAGACGGTGGCGACTGAGCAGACGCTCGAGCAGATGGCGCGCCTGTTGGCGGAGGGCACGGGGGCGGCGCGGGCGCAGGTGTGGTTGAAGGCGGGTGGGCAGATGCGCACCGCGGCGTCCTGGCCGTCGGATGCGGCCCCGGACCTCGCCCCGGTGGTGGCTGATGATGGGTCGCTGCCGGAGTTCGCCCAGGTCGATCTCGCCGTGCCGATCGGCCATCAGGATCAGCTGCTGGGGGCGTTGACGCTCACCAAGAAACGTGGCGAGAGCATCAACCCGACCGAGCACAAGCTGGTCGAGCAGCTGGCCGCCCAGGCGGGGCTGGTGCTCAAGAACGTGCAGCTGACCGCCGACTTGCTCGCCCGTCTCGAAGAACTGCGCGAGTCGCGCCGGCGCCTGGTGGCCGCCCAGGACGACGAGCGCCGCCGGCTGGAGCGTGACCTTCACGACGGGGCGCAGCAGCAGCTGGTGGCGTTGAAGATCAAGCTCGGCATCGCCAAGACCCTGGCCGAACGTGAGCAGGCGCCCAGGACGGCGGCGTTGGTCGGGCAGGTCGCCGGCGATGCGGACGATGCGGTGGCGACCCTGCGGGAGCTGGCGCACGGGATCTATCCGCCGCTGCTGGCCGCCGAAGGGCTCGCGGTCGCGTTGCAGGGCCAGGCCCGCAAGGCCGCGATCCGCGTCACCGTCACCGCCGACGGCATCGGCCGCTATCCGCAGGAGGTCGAAGCGGCGGTCTACTTCTGCGTGCTCGAGGCCCTGAACAACACCGCCAAATACGCCAACGCAACCCACGCCACCGTCACCCTGACCGACACCGACGGCGACCTCACCTTCGCCGTCACCGACGACGGCACCGGATTCCGCGCCGCCACGACGCCGTACGGCCAAGGCATCACCAACATCACCGACCGACTCCACGCCCTCGGCGGTGAAGCCGAGATCCGCTCGGCGCCCGGAGAGGGGACGACGATCGGAGGTCGCGTACTCACCGACCGGAAGGTGGCCCCATGAGCCATCGTCGATCGCTCGCCTCGTTGCTGTTCGTCGTCGTGGTCCTGGCAGATGCGACCGGACAGGCTCTTGCGTTGGCGAACGGTCGCGGTTCGCTCCTCCAGATCTCCGGCTCGGTGCCGGTCGTGGTGTTCGCCGTGGTCGGTTGGATGATCGTCTCGCGTCATCCTCGCCACCGCATCGGCTGGCTGTTCCTGGCATCGGGCACTCTTTGGGCGCTGCACGTGGCCAGCGAGGAGTACGCACGGTACGCGACCGTGACCCGCCCCGGCCTCCCGGGTCCGACCGTGGGAGCCTGGTACGGGGAGTGGTTCTGGATCCCCTGGCTCACGATGAGTTTCGTGTTCGTGCTGGCGCTCTTCCCCGACGGCCGGCCGCTGTCCCCCCGGTGGCGCCGACCGCTGTGGTTCGTCGGCCTCGCGACGGCGATCACGGCCCTGGGGTCGATGCTGGACCCGGTCCTCGACCTGGCGGGAGGCGACGTGTCGCTCCCGAACCCGATCGGCGTGCGGTGGATGGTCGACCTCGACGACGGTGGGCCGCTAATGGCGTTCATCCCGGTCGTATTCGCCGGTGCGGTCTGCTCCGCGGTGTCGCTGGTCATCCGGTACCGCCGTTCGCAGGCGGACGACCGCCAGCGGATCAAGCTGGTGGTGTTCGCCGGGGTCCTGGTCGTAGCGTCCTTGGCGCTGCACGCCGTGATCGATGCGGTG from Actinomycetota bacterium includes:
- a CDS encoding helix-turn-helix domain-containing protein, translated to MVADEYPPVLDAAMVSELLGMNIDTVRRLSREGILPAHRVPGGRTFKYLRDELLEWLAAQPANNPADATAEEDVHS
- a CDS encoding ATP-binding protein; translation: MTRFSRTAAWTLVGLVFTLLAIGNVLTDTLGFDRSVESVALLVAYLAIAVIGALVASRHPRNPVGWLLLGVALFAALSYASVEFVAYLVVERGMRFAAAGTLAAFGPLGWGMSGGLILLVLHLFPDGRPLSPRWAWPFWLGVFGLACAALAVVLSQTVRVGSLHAPVVLDNPVAQWVGPTVHGFFETAALSIAPVVVLTPVVVILRYRRSRGRARQQMKVLAYAIAVAAGLPALGAALTKLGVDAGGLLFVIGITLLPASIGTAILRHGLYDIDVVISKTVVFAGLAAFITGIYVAIVVGVGTLIGAGDEPNLALSIVATALVAVAFQPVRERLTKVANRLVFGKRATPYEVLSRFSSHLGETVATEQTLERMARLLADGAGAARAQVWLKAAGQMRTAASWPADAAPDFTPVVADDGSLPAFAEVDVAVPIVHHDEVLGALTITKKRGEGVTPTEQKLIDDLAAQAGLVVRNVQLTADLLARLEELGESRRRLVAAQDEERRRLERDLHDGAQQQLVALKIKLGIAKTLAEREQATKTAKVVDGLSADADDAVQTLRELAHGIYPPLLAAEGLPAALTTQARKAAIPVQVVADGIGRYPQEIEAAVYFCVLEALNNVAKYAHASKATVTLAQRNGDLTFTVVDDGVGFDPATTPRGHGLTNMTDRLHALAGAIAITSESGHGTTVTGTVTTPVASKVGIA
- the cpaB gene encoding Flp pilus assembly protein CpaB translates to MSLLDETAVSAAGEAVLTRPHRRTLTSRLSVGHVLMLVAGLLAAVTNFALLRAGDASVRAAVAANDLLPGQALSSDALTFTDVDVGDDVASSLIGPHDGEGLIGSVLVNHIAAGELITRTDLRAPAAASGLRAMSIPLDAAHAVGGALRPGDRVDVVEVRDGVARYIAVSVEVLAVSDQSAGAIGGLGAYSVTVAVDADTALALAAALNAGSLELVRSTGSDEATVGATSRPRGSSDGAPEE